The Acidobacteriota bacterium region CTTCTGGCCGTCGAGCTTCGCAAGGGCTTTGGCAGCGGCATCCAATTGCGCCTGCGGGCCAACCAATACCTGGCTGACGCGCGCGACTTTGTGGCGCAGGCCGGTGATCAGCTCGACATAGGATTTCTGGAACGAGTCCACACCCTCGTCCTGAAGCTCGCGCGCGACCTGGTCCATATCGATGCCGGCTTTGGCGAGGGCATCGAGCACCGCCTTTACTTCAGTGTCGTAATGATCCATGGCTTCCTGCAACCGGTTGGCAGGTTTGCCGTGGTCGCGGTAGGCCTGGATAGTGACCTCGGGCATGGTGTCGACCGTGTGCGGGCCGATCAGCGCCTCGGCATAGAGTGTGTCGGGGTATTTCGGGTTCTTGGTTGAGGTCGAGGCCCACAGCAACCGCTGCGGATGCGCTCCTTTAGCCAAGAGTTTTTCCCAGCGCGGCCCGGAAAGGGTTTTTTGGAAATACTGGTACATACGCCGGGCGTTGGCGATGCCGGCTTTGCCGTGCAACTCGGGATTTTTGTCGAGGCGTTTGTCGACCTTGGTATCCACGCGGCTGACGAACAGACTGGCGACCGAGGCCAGCTTGTCGATGGGCTGGCCGGCGGCAACGCGCTTTTCCAGAGCCGAAAAGAAAGCTTCGACTACCGCCTGGTAACTATCGAAGCCGAACATCAGCGTGATGTTGATGTTGATGCCCTCGGCGAGACAGGTTTCGATGGCCGGGATGCACTCGGGCGTGGAAGGAATTTTGACCATCACGTTCGGACGGCCAACTTTTTTCCAGAGCATGCGCGCCTGTTCGATCGTGCCCTGGGTGTTGCGGGCGAGATCGGGGAAGACCTCGATGGAGCAGAAGCCATCGTGGCCATCCGCACTGTCGAAGACCGGGCGCAGGACGTCGCAAGCGTGCTGAATGTCATCCACCATCAGGCTGATGAACAGGTCGGCGGGAGCCTTAGTCCATTCGTGGCGGATGGCGGTGTCGTAATCACTGCCGTGCTCCAGGGCTTTGGCGAAAATCGTGGGGTTGGAAGTCAGGCCACGCAGGCCATCCTCGCGCACCATGCGCGCCAGCTCGCCATTGCGCAGCAGGTCGCGGCGGATGTTGTCATACCAGAAACTCTGGCCGAATTCATGTAGCTGCTGGAGTGGGTTCATGGCTGCCTCATTCATTAGGATACGGCTATCAGCCATCCGCTTTCAGCCATCCGCCGTGCCGGGTGGACGGCAAATGCGATGGTGGCGCGGGGTGCTTGACAGCCGATGGCGCAAGCGGAGAAGATGAAAGCCTCGCAAGAGTTCACAAATGCCTACACCAACGGTCGTCGAGTCGCAGCTTTCCGGTCTGAAACTGATTTCCCGCGGCAAGGTCCGCGACCTGTACGATGCCGGCGACCGGCTGCTACTCGTCGCCAGCGACCGTCTGTCAGCGTTTGATGTGGTGCTGCCGACGCCGATTCCCGACAAAGGCCACGTACTCACGCAGATTTCGCTGTTCTGGTTTGACTATCTGCGTGACGTCTGCCGCAATCATTTGATTTCAGCCGATGTGAAGGCCTTTCCTGCGGCGGTGCAGGGCGAGCGCACACAGCTTGAGGGCCGCTCGATGCTGGTGAAAAAGTTGCAGATGTTTCCAGTCGAGTGCGTGGTGCGGGGGTATTTGTCCGGTTCGGGCTGGAAGGAATACAAAAAGCTGGGCACGGTCTGCGGCATCAAGCTGCCGGCCGGACTGAGCGAGTCGGCGAAGCTGCCGGAGCCGATCTTTACGCCTTCGAGCAAGGCCACCGTCGGCCACGATGAAAACATCACCATGGCCCAGGTCGAAAAGTTGATCGGCGCTGCACCGGCGGCGCAATTGCAGCGGCTGAGTCTGGAGATTTATAGCCGCGCCGCCGCGTATGCCGAAACGCGCGGCATCATTCTGGCCGACACCAAGTTCGAGTTTGGCCGCGATCCGGTGGACGCGACGGGTGAGCCGATTCTGGCCGATGAAGTGCTCACGCCGGATTCATCGCGCTTCTGGCCGCGCGACAAGTACGCACCCGGCCGCGCGCAGGAGAGCTACGATAAGCAGTACGTACGCGACTATCTGGAGCAGGTGGGCTGGAACAAGCAGCCGCCCGCGCCGGCGTTGCCCGACGAGGTGGTGCGGCACACCAGCGAAAAGTACCGCGCGGCGTACAAGGAGCTATCCGGCCGCAATCTCGGCGCCTGAGATCGCCGCGAACTTCGATGGTGCCCCGTCCAAAGCCGACCATCGGGAGGCGGGCGATCGCGGCCCTAGCCAGCAGCGGCGCGAGCCGATGAACTTGCTCGATTACATCCTCTTGCTCATCGTCGCAGTCTCGATCGTGACGGCTGCGGTAAAGGGCTTTTTCTACGAAATCTGGATGATGGCGGCCACGATTGCCGCCATCCTGCTGGCGGCCTGGAACTATGAAGCCGCGGCGAAGTGGCTCCACTGGATTGGCGTGCCCGAAGCGGCG contains the following coding sequences:
- a CDS encoding phosphoribosylaminoimidazolesuccinocarboxamide synthase, which translates into the protein MPTPTVVESQLSGLKLISRGKVRDLYDAGDRLLLVASDRLSAFDVVLPTPIPDKGHVLTQISLFWFDYLRDVCRNHLISADVKAFPAAVQGERTQLEGRSMLVKKLQMFPVECVVRGYLSGSGWKEYKKLGTVCGIKLPAGLSESAKLPEPIFTPSSKATVGHDENITMAQVEKLIGAAPAAQLQRLSLEIYSRAAAYAETRGIILADTKFEFGRDPVDATGEPILADEVLTPDSSRFWPRDKYAPGRAQESYDKQYVRDYLEQVGWNKQPPAPALPDEVVRHTSEKYRAAYKELSGRNLGA